In one window of Arachis ipaensis cultivar K30076 chromosome B06, Araip1.1, whole genome shotgun sequence DNA:
- the LOC107647207 gene encoding uncharacterized protein LOC107647207, producing MTSREPRLLRLLRSFSLLRGSLCRFVVTVLVSSPSSASSTLSDWLVVSVVCLPYSVGQVRKLQWRMTSSSSKAEDPWKWNVAIMDMFSQAETDYVDDGVCMIFSLIGQE from the exons ATGACGTCACGTGAACCGCGGCTCCTTCGTCTTCTTCGTAGCTTCTCCTTACTCCGTGGCTCCTTGTGCCGGTTCGTCGTCACCGTACTAGTGTCCTCTCCGTCGTCTGCATCCTCTACTCTGTCAGACTGGTTGGTTGTCTCTGTCGTCTGCCTCCCCTACTCTGTTGGACAG GTAAGGAAACTCCAGTGGAGAATGACATCGAGTAGCAGCAAGGCAGAAGACCCGTGGAAATGGAATGTGGCGATAATGGATATGTTTTCGCAGGCGGAAACCGATTATGTTGACGACGGGGTATGTATGATATTTTCTCTAATTGGCCAAGAATAA